From Drosophila suzukii chromosome 2R, CBGP_Dsuzu_IsoJpt1.0, whole genome shotgun sequence, a single genomic window includes:
- the LOC108009933 gene encoding fibrinogen-like protein A has protein sequence MHSLSAYLALVAFGFCISAGMSDPLTSIQLQEEINTTSDALASIDKLLLGLEDRRQSLIHTKETIANDSGVIYPTSCLTKDNINHTSLVVQVPGHNAFPVVCDSNLAGLGWLVIQRRRNGLVNFYRDWSDYRAGFGDPNSDFFIGLEKLNWLTAYQPFELYIHMEERGYNKDVFAKYDEFLIGNESEDFALKYLGGYSGTAGDSLRNNKGQRFSTLDRKNDDSYNKHCARSLVV, from the exons ATGCATAGTTTAAGTGCCTATTTAGCCCTTGTGGCTTTCGGTTTCTGTATATCCGCAGGAATGTCGGATCCCTTAACCTCCATACAGCTTCAAGAG GAAATCAATACCACATCGGATGCCCTCGCTTCTATTGATAAGCTTTTGCTTGG CTTGGAGGATCGCCGACAGTCCTTGATTCACACAAAGGAAACTATCGCAAATGACAGCGGTGTCATCTATCCCACATCCTGTCTGACCAAAGACAACATCAACCATACCAGTCTTGTTGTTCAGGTGCCGGGTCACAATGCCTTCCCAGTTGTCTGCGATTCCAATCTGGCCGGTCTGGGCTGGTTGGTCATTCAGAGGCGCAGGAATGGACTGGTCAACTTTTATCGCGACTGGAGTGATTACAGGGCGGGATTCGGCGACCCGAACAGCGATTTCTTCATCGGCCTGGAGAAACTGAATTGGCTAACAGCCTATCAGCCATTCGAACTCTATATCCACATGGAGGAACGGGGATATAACAAGGATGTGTTCGCCAAATACGATGAGTTTCTCATTGGCAATGAATCCGAAGACTTCGCCCTGAAATACCTCGGAGGTTACTCTGGAACCGCTGGAGATTCCCTAAGAAACAACAAAGGCCAAAGGTTCTCCACACTCGATCGGAAGAATGATGACTCTTATAACAAACATTGTGCTAGGAGCTTGGTGGTATAA